The Homo sapiens chromosome 10, GRCh38.p14 Primary Assembly sequence AAGATGTTTTTAGCAATCTTGTTAAAAAAATTCTTGGGcaaaatatatcttaatttttaaaaacaccccaagatttttaaaaaacacttgtaCTATACAACTTATAGTAACCTTGAAATTGGTTTACAAGGTTTTAATCAAGGTATTTACATACCAAGTaatgtaaagcaaaaaaaaaaaaaaaaaaaaacaaaaacaaaaaactaattcCCAATGACATTTTAGAACATACTAATGCATCAAAGAttgtatgaaattaaaattaaggcTTTTTCTGCACAAtttgtgtaattttaattttacatagtaGCCAACCTTGGAAATGTCAGTCTTAACATTCTGATCAATCCACTGCATTCAATGCAGCGGAGTGTGTTAAGTGTTACTTCAAATAATTACATTGCTGCTACTTCTATGTTGAAGCATGCTTTTTAAACACTGTAGTTATTGAATATTTACAATATGTATCATTTAAACTTCATGTAAAAGCACAAGTATGACTGTCTGACTTCAATACAAACACCATACTTGGATTTCCCcccaaaatgaaatgtaaaatactaCAATTTTAATAATCGACACttttggaagttttaaaaatatgtcttaacGTGGACCACCAACATTTGCTCAAGTAACTCAAACAATGCTGTTCCTTTTTTAGGGTGCAAAACTTCAGtctggcttcagtttctttaggcatagagaaagaaaatatttcctccaAAGCGACTCCAAAATCACGCATTTCTTCTGAATATCACACTTTTTCTCTGCTGACTTCAAATGTGGTCCAcctcagggaaggggaggggagtaTCAGGATTCAGGATGAACTTATATGTGATTCCCAGGTTTTCACGATCCTCCCttttttgctcttttaaaaacacagtgagTTAAAATACTGAACAGCAAGATAAAAATGGAATAGTATCTAAGAATCAAAATGTATTAGCCATTTTTCCTATTATATCAAAATTTGTAGTCAGAATTGTCTTTATTgactttattttagtttttgtacataaagaaaaatcatgttcATATCCATCAtgaacaaaaacttaaaaaggcAGAACTAGAAGACACGTGTCCTTCACCAAAGCAAATCTGTGCTAAAGGTTCcaaacatttcaatttttaaaataaatattttcattttccgaTGTCTACTTTCATGTCTTCAGAGTGTCACAGGAAATCGAAGCCTATCatgaattacaatttttttttagagtccCGGCTCACTGTGTTTGGTAACTTGCCATACCATATCCGGCTTGGTTAGGAGGAGGTATTACAGGGGGAGGAGCTTGTCCTTGGGGAGGCTGAGCACCAAATCCACCCATCCAAGCAGCAGAAGGTGATTgacttggaagaaaaagaaaaaatcttcagcaaacacaagaaaaaaaaaatcacatatgtaTTTACACAAAAATCAAGCAGAGCCTAATCACAGAATAGAAAACCAGAAATCAACACACCTACAACAAATAGAAAgatcaaagaaataaatgatatatgTGTAGAATACATATTCCAGTATTAGTCTTTGATATTTTTAAGATAACCACAACTTAACACACTGATGTCTGAGGAGTATCtgcaaactaattttttaaaaattgtgaatgaTTCAACACATCATCTATtacataagaaattttaaaaacaagttcaTGTTGGAAACAGTCTCAAAGgaagaaatctgaaaataaagCTATGGGCTGGCCCTGGGCAGGGGAATTACAAAGGAGGAAACCACTctatcaacaaaagaaaaaaaaaaaaaaaaaaggccagttaCTTTGTATCACACAAACCTCAGATTTCTCACACATACCACATAGGCATAAAACCATCAAACTTTTGAATATATCTGGACAAAGATCTtttacatgcaaaaataaataaaagtgtatcagaaatgtaaatcaaattcTACCAACTGCTTACAGGGATCATAGGACACACTAAATGTTACCCCAATCCCCCCTTTCCACCTAGGTAATGAGAAGTAATTTCTTAGCCTCATAAATCATATTTTGTTAGATTAGTTTCTATAATGCTCATAATGCCAAATAGCTCaatgtatataattaaaatagattCTCCCTAGGAAaacacacttttatttattttgtcagaACCATACGTTTCTATACTGGAAAAACCCAAACAACTTACTCTACTCCAAATCCTTGTTGATTCCATGGTTGCCCGTATACTCCATAAGGCGGTACTTGCCACCCATTTGCCATATACTGTCCATACTGTTGTGGGTTTCCATACACTTGGCTCCATTGGCCCCATTGACTATAGTCAACCTAGGAAAAAGCAAAGTATTGTTTTAGGGAACACATAAGAAACACCGTATATGAAGAAAGAGTGGGagacaaggaagagaaaaactaAGTAAGCACCCTTATGTGAATAGGACTCTGTTATTTATCATTGTCTAAGTTTATTGGGGTGGTGACACCTGTGAAAAGAAAGTATTAAGATTCAGTTAATACCGCAAATAATCAATTTTGAAATACAATCAACTGAAAGTAGctatatgctttattttattgttcattttacaGAGTTTCCAAAGCTTTTATGTGACATGTAAGATGGAAACCTTAAAGAATGCTATGAAAAATCGAATTACCTGTTGGAAGTTTTTAGTCATATCAGGAGATTCTTTACCCCAATAGCATTTAACCACATGTCCTTCAATCGTAGTACCGTTCACCGAAACAATGGCATGGGCTGCACTTTCATGGGTTGAaaatctaagaaagaaaaatgatatggttttgtcttttattttttaagaacctAACACAATAAATAACATGGAAACTCATCAGTTTACACCTGCaagttggtattttttttctaaagtacaTTAGGTAGGTAGCTTAAACTTCTATACTGCAAAGAAGCACTAAAATAACAAACACTGATACCCTGGAGAACATAAGTGAAAGGAATGAATCAAATATAAGAGTAATAATGATATTTCAAGTAGAGTGTTACCTGACAAATGAATAGCCCTTTTCTGGGAAAACTCTTATTTCCATAATTTGTCCAAATGGTGAGAATGTCTGTCTCATAAGCtgatctataaaacaaaacatacaaataaaacatgGCTGATGTGTATCATGAAATTCATATGAACAGTGATGAAGCTCCTCAGAGGTgattagaaaaccaaacattgtaccTGTTAACCCAGACGCAATTCCTCCACAGTACACAGTACAATTTTTTGGACTTGACTGGTTTACTACATCTTCAAATCTCAACTGCTTAGTGTTGTCTGTatgcagaaacaaaacaaaaac is a genomic window containing:
- the TIAL1 gene encoding nucleolysin TIAR isoform 6 (isoform 6 is encoded by transcript variant 8), whose product is MITEQPDSRRVNSSVGFSVLQHTSNDPYCFVEFYEHRDAAAALAAMNGRKILGKEVKVNWATTPSSQKKDTSNHFHVFVGDLSPEITTEDIKSAFAPFGKISDARVVKDMATGKSKGYGFVSFYNKLDAENAIVHMGGQWLGGRQIRTNWATRKPPAPKSTQENNTKQLRFEDVVNQSSPKNCTVYCGGIASGLTDQLMRQTFSPFGQIMEIRVFPEKGYSFVRFSTHESAAHAIVSVNGTTIEGHVVKCYWGKESPDMTKNFQQVDYSQWGQWSQVYGNPQQYGQYMANGWQVPPYGVYGQPWNQQGFGVDQSPSAAWMGGFGAQPPQGQAPPPVIPPPNQAGYGMASYQTQ
- the TIAL1 gene encoding nucleolysin TIAR isoform 3 (isoform 3 is encoded by transcript variant 3), with the protein product MDARVVKDMATGKSKGYGFVSFYNKLDAENAIVHMGGQWLGGRQIRTNWATRKPPAPKSTQENNTKQLRFEDVVNQSSPKNCTVYCGGIASGLTDQLMRQTFSPFGQIMEIRVFPEKGYSFVRFSTHESAAHAIVSVNGTTIEGHVVKCYWGKESPDMTKNFQQVDYSQWGQWSQVYGNPQQYGQYMANGWQVPPYGVYGQPWNQQGFGVDQSPSAAWMGGFGAQPPQGQAPPPVIPPPNQAGYGMASYQTQ
- the TIAL1 gene encoding nucleolysin TIAR isoform 4 (isoform 4 is encoded by transcript variant 6) is translated as MITEQPDSRRVNSSVGFSVLQHTSNDPYCFVEFYEHRDAAAALAAMNGRKILGKEVKVNWATTPSSQKKDTSNHFHVFVGDLSPEITTEDIKSAFAPFGKISDARVVKDMATGKSKGYGFVSFYNKLDAENAIVHMGGQWLGGRQIRTNWATRKPPAPKSTQENNTKQLRFEDVVNQSSPKNCTVYCGGIASGLTDQLMRQTFSPFGQIMEIRVFPEKGYSFVRFSTHESAAHAIVSVNGTTIEGHVVKCYWGKESPDMTKNFQQVDYSQWGQWSQVYGNPQQYGQYMANGWQVPPYGVYGQPWNQQGFGVEFFLFLPSQSPSAAWMGGFGAQPPQGQAPPPVIPPPNQAGYGMASYQTQ
- the TIAL1 gene encoding nucleolysin TIAR isoform 1 (isoform 1 is encoded by transcript variant 1), encoding MMEDDGQPRTLYVGNLSRDVTEVLILQLFSQIGPCKSCKMITEHTSNDPYCFVEFYEHRDAAAALAAMNGRKILGKEVKVNWATTPSSQKKDTSNHFHVFVGDLSPEITTEDIKSAFAPFGKISDARVVKDMATGKSKGYGFVSFYNKLDAENAIVHMGGQWLGGRQIRTNWATRKPPAPKSTQENNTKQLRFEDVVNQSSPKNCTVYCGGIASGLTDQLMRQTFSPFGQIMEIRVFPEKGYSFVRFSTHESAAHAIVSVNGTTIEGHVVKCYWGKESPDMTKNFQQVDYSQWGQWSQVYGNPQQYGQYMANGWQVPPYGVYGQPWNQQGFGVDQSPSAAWMGGFGAQPPQGQAPPPVIPPPNQAGYGMASYQTQ
- the TIAL1 gene encoding nucleolysin TIAR isoform 5 (isoform 5 is encoded by transcript variant 7), encoding MITEHTSNDPYCFVEFYEHRDAAAALAAMNGRKILGKEVKVNWATTPSSQKKDTSNHFHVFVGDLSPEITTEDIKSAFAPFGKISDARVVKDMATGKSKGYGFVSFYNKLDAENAIVHMGGQWLGGRQIRTNWATRKPPAPKSTQENNTKQLRFEDVVNQSSPKNCTVYCGGIASGLTDQLMRQTFSPFGQIMEIRVFPEKGYSFVRFSTHESAAHAIVSVNGTTIEGHVVKCYWGKESPDMTKNFQQVDYSQWGQWSQVYGNPQQYGQYMANGWQVPPYGVYGQPWNQQGFGVDQSPSAAWMGGFGAQPPQGQAPPPVIPPPNQAGYGMASYQTQ